In Ruminiclostridium josui JCM 17888, the genomic window TATTTATATTAATAATTGGATTTATTATCACGTCAACATTAGGTAGTATATTTGACGGGGGTAATCCAAATAATTCATTTCTATCTGCTATAATGTTCGCTATATTATTTTTATGTTCTACAATTACTGTCTGTACTAGAGCTATGATTAAAGCGTTTAAAGCTAAGAATTAAAGAAATTAAAAAAGTATGATACATCGGTTACGAAGTGTCATGCTTTTTTAATTTTTAGCATTTTTTGAAAGCATCTGTTTTTAGAGTGAAGTACTTTAATCAAATATTGTTTAATCTCTTAGCCGTTAACCTGCATTCTATGCTGAAATAAAGAGTATTTCCGCCATAATATCTTAAAATGAAAGATATCCTTAGATATATAACTTGTCTAATTTCCATTTTTTGCTTATACTTAACATAATGATTTAATAAATACTGATTCAGAGCTTTTAAGCCTACAGGTTTATGCCTGATAGGCTTAATCTTTGTAAGTGCAGGAGGAACAAATGATAAAATCAAACTTAATCAAGCTTATTTGTGTTATGTTTGCCATATGTTTATTTTTTAGCTTTACATCATATGCATTAACCGGTCTAACTTTTTCTAGCAGTGGAAATCATTTAATTTATGTTAATAATCCCGAGTCCTTTGGGCTTAACTCAGGGGATTTAGTATATTTGTACGGTACAAACCTTGGGAATTCTTATAAGGATGTTGAATTTTATCATCATTTATATAACTCTTGGTCAAATGCAGGAGCCTGCAGGGTAGGAGTGGCTATAATGAACAAAGGTCCCAATCCCGCAATAATAACATACAAAGGAAGTTGTACAGCAACGGTAGACGGATATAACCTTGCTGTCATTGAAGATACTTCACAGGTGCTAAAGAATTTTCAGAATGCAAAATATAAAACTGTAAGACTCAATCCCGGAGAAAAGAAAATAGTATGGTCAGATGACTTCAGATTTACACCCGGATTTTCTGAATTTGTGTACGGCAGAGCTCAGTTTAAATCCAATCAGAAATTTGGAGTTTGGTTAAGAGTATTTGCAGCCGGACAATCAAAAACTGCTGACGATGTTTTCAAAGAAAAGCTTCCGGTAAAGGGAGTAGGACATGGCTTTTGCGGTGAATTGGGGTACAACGAGAAAAAAGTTACACTTGATGCCGATTCAAACAACATAACAACCTTTTGTGAATGGCCTCAGTCACTTAATACATATGAGTACGATGGTGTAATAAACTCAAAACAAGGCTCATCAAAATACCATGGTGGAAACTATGGCGTTGTTTACAATATAAAAATAAACAATGCTGCTAATAAGAAAATAATTATAAGTCCCAAATGGAGCCAGGATAGACCATATGCAACACTTGTTTACAGTGTTAATAATGGTCCTTGGAAGGTTGGTGAAAAGATTACAACGGACATGTTCTGGATAGAGGAACTGGGGAGCGGCCAAACTGCGAATTTTAGATTTATGTTGCCTGGAGGCAATTATGGAAATTATTATGTGACTTTTGAATAATTAAAGTAAGAATATTTATTACCAAGTATTAATATCTAGTTTTAAATCTTATCATACTGTGCTATAATATATAGTGGAGATTAAAATAATATACTAAGCATTAATCCGGCTTGTGATATATAAAGCTAAAATTCAAGGAGGATTTTATGATAGTTACACCTAAATTTCGTGGATTTATTTGTACAACAGCTCATCCTGTCGGCTGTGAATACAGTGTCAGAAAACAGGTTGAGTATGTAAAAAACCAGAAAAAGATAAATGGTGCTAAAAAAGTACTGGTTATTGGAGCTTCGACGGGTTATGGATTGGCATCCAGAATAACTGCTGCATTTGGCTGCGGAGCAGCTACAATCGGTATATTCTTTGAAAGGCCTGCAACTAAAACTAAAACTGCTTCTGCAGGATGGTACAATTCAGCTGCTTTTGAAAAGATAGCAAAAGAAGAAGGTCTGTATGCAAAAAGCATAAACGGTGATGCATTTTCAAATGAAATCAAGCAGAAAACTATAGATTTGATAAAAAAAGATCTTGGTAAAGTAGATATGGTAGTTTACAGTCTAGCTTCTCCAAGAAGAACACACCCTGTATCTGGTGAGGTTTTCAATTCAGTTATAAAGCCAATTGGCTCAACTTATAAATCAAAAACTGTGGATTTTCATACGCAGCTTATTTCTGAAACTACCATTGAACCAGCCAGTGATGATGAAATAAAGCAAACTATTGCAGTAATGGGCGGGGAAGACTGGGCCATGTGGATGGATGCCCTTAATAAGGCAGATGTTCTTGATAAAAATGTAATTACACTTGCATATTCCTACGTAGGTCCTGAAATGACTCATTCTATTTATAGAGAGGGTACTATAGGAAAAGCCAAGGATGACCTTGAGGCTACTGTGGTAAAAATTAATGAAAATCTTAAGGGTATCGGCGGAAAAGCTTATGTTTCCCTTAATAAGGCGGTTGTAACACAAGCCAGTGCAGCCATACCTGTTATATCCCTTTATATTAGTGCATTATTTAAAGTAATGAAAGAAAAAAATATCCATGAGGGCTGTATCGAACAAATGTACAGAATGTTCAGTGATAGGATTTATTCAGGGGATTTGAAACTAGACAGCAAGGGTAGAATCTGTATGGATGATTTGGAAATGC contains:
- the fabV gene encoding enoyl-ACP reductase FabV, which encodes MIVTPKFRGFICTTAHPVGCEYSVRKQVEYVKNQKKINGAKKVLVIGASTGYGLASRITAAFGCGAATIGIFFERPATKTKTASAGWYNSAAFEKIAKEEGLYAKSINGDAFSNEIKQKTIDLIKKDLGKVDMVVYSLASPRRTHPVSGEVFNSVIKPIGSTYKSKTVDFHTQLISETTIEPASDDEIKQTIAVMGGEDWAMWMDALNKADVLDKNVITLAYSYVGPEMTHSIYREGTIGKAKDDLEATVVKINENLKGIGGKAYVSLNKAVVTQASAAIPVISLYISALFKVMKEKNIHEGCIEQMYRMFSDRIYSGDLKLDSKGRICMDDLEMQTEVQAEVTKLWNEANNDNVKDTTDIEGYRKEFFRLFGFEFEDVDYDADVDIEVSIEGID